In the genome of Labrus bergylta chromosome 7, fLabBer1.1, whole genome shotgun sequence, the window tcatcTTAAGGGCCCGACCCATATGAGATTTTAGgggctgataccgatatatcagtcaatatctttcttagatctatgttcaatcTCCCTCACGTGcatttatcaaacacttgtggaaaagatatataatgaagacgttatggtcactcaactggaaagtaactgcgcatgtacgtgcatcaccgctcaaTACTCTGGAGAGTGATTATGCTCGTTGTAATAGATATAGCGctctctgctggtgaaagagaactgctagtgtaatacatgaaactcaaattaaatgctatttgacttgAGAATAAATCTAATAATATCAGCGCATCTCTGGGATAAAATTAGTCAATACCAATAGTTACtgaatatgctaatatcggccgattaATCGGTTGAGCTCTAAAGACTTAATGTCTCTCATGCCTGCTGGTGAATTCTAACAAATGATACAGCAGAATATGAGGCATTTTGCTCTTGATACTGCTcggaaaattaaaaatgtatcatcatTTTTGTATTCAGTCATTGTCTGTGCTCTGAGGCGTTAATTGTGTAACAGTTTTTAACTGTGATAAAAAATTACCGGAGGTTACTGCTGGTGACCATGAGGTGGGACTCAGTGGTCCTGAAGATGTTGTGGATGGCTCGAGCAGCCAGCACCTGCCTCATGGCCTCATAGATCACTTCCTGATTGTTACCACAGCGCACCGCCATCGAGCCCAGGAAGCGCACGGCGAAGACCTGCTGCAGGAGGGAGTCTGGgaaagaacacaaacatcaccGACGTGCAAACATGTCAGCAGCGTAAACACACAACAAGAGTAGACTAATGAAGACCACTCATGTAGGAGAGTTATCACAATgtagacaaacacagacactgttAGTTTGAGCCGAACTGGTGCAGAACGGAGATCATTATGTTGCATTTGGATGAGAAAATGATTACCGTCACTTTCTGTTGAACAGTCATCATCTGTTTCTCCAAACGGATTTGTGCGTCTGTCAGTAGGGGAGCACACACatgccaagaaaaaaaacaattagacCCACTGCATCAGGCCGTTATTCAGCATTCAGTTTCCTGGAAATCAAGCCATAACCACTCTGACCCATCTTACAGGAAATTAGCAGAACCTTGTTCCTGCCGGTCTCTCACAAACATGCACCCACACAAACTTCCTGACTCAGATGTCTGCTCACCTCCCCCCGGCCCTGTTCTGGTCCTGAAACTCGGACGCAGGCAGCATGATGTCAAACTGAATGGGAGTCCCAGGTGCTATCAGGTCGTCGGCTTCcggagctgctcctgcattctGGGAACTGCCAGTAGTGTGTACGCCTCCGGGCTTTGCTCTGCAGGAATAAGACCGAATGAGGATCATTTGTGAGGAAATAATTAAATCATCACATTTACAAACTGCTTCACATTCTTTTTTAAGTCTATCCTGGTACTCATGACTGAATGTGAATTAAAAACTTCATGGATCTAATGTAAGGGATCGAGAATAAATATAGAGTCCTAAAACAGGGAATGTAAAAAATTTGAGTGAAATTTGTATTGAGGCTGGATTATCTCTCATATGACCTACATTTGAACAAAGACTGCTATAactgtacatttttagtatgagCACATTTTTTCTAGGTAGCCATGACAAATATCGACATATGCTTCAACTATTTAGATCAAGCAGAGTTAATGATTCTTGCAGAGGCAAGAGGATAGACTTTATATTTCCTGCTAGTGAAATTAGCATGAACAGATTGCATCAGCTGTCCCTACCTGGCTCCCGAATAAAGCTAACCGTCGCTCCATGAGTTGTTTAAAACTGAGTGCTTCAGGATGAAATGCTTTGAAAACAGAAACCCTGTAAAAGGGCTCTTTACATGAACTGACATACCATATATCAAGCTGAAGACAGGGGCTCAAGCTATAAGGTTTGAGATAAATTGTAAAATAGTATGTTGTCTTACTTACACATTACCACTCCGCACAACTATCtaatttgcatttttctttttttctttaaagtaacCCAAAACCCTACAAAAAATGGCCAGAAATGTTCAGCTGATTTCTCAACGTTTGCTCTTTCTTTcagaaagactttaaacaatAAACTACCATCCAAATGTGACAGATTATAGCGTTAGCTCATGTCTACAGATTCAACATGCTGAGAAATTCAAATCTTGACATAACTAATGTTCTTAGTAACAGTTGCTAATCTATAATTGGGCAATTACTGCTCAGGGAAGAGGTTAAGCACACAACCTGCGCTAAAGAGAGAAAACTTCCTTCTCAGTccaatataaaatatataccGCTTCTTTTTAATAACTACTTTCTTGAACACAAAGTATCTCACATAAGGATAAATAGAGGTGCAGCTACAACTATAAAAAGGATTTCACTATTATGTTCAGGAGAGGATGCAGCATGCAGTGTTGGGAATAAAGCACACCAGACCTGTCAGGGTTGGGCGAGCCTTCTGGTCTCTTCTCAAAGCTAGTGATGGGGGTGACTGCCTGGATGGCAGTTTGGTTCAGTCTGATGGCCACAGCCTAATAACAAGAAGAAAGGGACATCATTACATGTCTGAGTCATTGAGTAACCCAGGAGTATGCAAATATGTCTAAATATAACTAATCTGACCCCTTCTGTTCTGTATTTCAAGCCTATAGTATCTCTGTGTGCTGGCTCTATTCAGCAGCTCTAATCCTGGAGAAAATGCATGCattaagaggtttttttttttcagtcaaagAAAAGATTAAAGGTCGACATTCCAAAAGTAATCCTTCTACCTACAGCTTGATTGTAATCCTCAAAAAGAAGTCAAGATATCAAGCTCACAATGACAGAAGAAGTTGCCAGAAAAGGGTTTTCATTGTCACAGTGAAATCAAACTTTAGTGCAAAACATTCTATCAATTCATCATTTTATCATGAATGAGGAGACACAAATTGAACATTTGCCTTCAGTTTGATCATAATCTGTGGCTGACTTGGTAATTAGGGCAATAATCATTTTTTGAAGTGATCACAATTTAAGTCCAAGTGGACGCTTGTGTGAATTTTGAGGATATTCTCATCAAGCATTCCATGAATCTCAAACACTAGAACAGATGTATGGAGACTCAGAAAATATGATTTCTCGAGCAAAGTCTGTCCTCATCATggaagacttaaaaaaaaaaagctattgaCAAAGTAGTCAACGGTTATAATAAGTTGGACCGGAGTCTAATACTGGAAAGAGTGTAATACTGGAAAAACAGTCtatgatataataataatttatcctttattaatcccgcgaggggaaattcaattttagttttggggttcggtgccttgctcaagggcacaagggcacctcggcagtgctcaggaagtgaactggcaactctccagctaccagaccaacttccagacttggtccgtgcccagacttgaaccggcgaccctccagttcccaacccaagtccctacagactgaactactgccgCCCACACCTCATGAAAGTCATAGTTTAAATATCAAGAGAAACTTTTGAAGAATATGATGAGCTGAAGATACAAATCAAGCTTTTCACTGGGTGTTGTCCACTCTTCTGTAAACTGTGCTGTTTTAATCTATTTAGTCACAGCTACTTGAAAAATGCatgattcttcttttttaataagtCACAAAAATCGTATTAAAAGGAACTACTAGAAGATAAAATGACCTCCATGTGTCCACAATTGGATAAGAAGAAGCAGTAGTCTGTTTGTCTCGTTTGGACTCTGAACATTTTTCATGGAGCCAAACAAACATGCACTATTCTTGGAAAAGCAATAAAGGCAACAAGAGAGACACTGTTGAGAAAAAGGGGGTGTGACAGCAGAGGATCGGCACTACTTCTCTTCACAAAGTCCCTTCATGTAATGTATTCCTAACTCAAGTAGTGGAACAACAAATAGACTTCTTACTGTCTGATCAAACAACATGGCTGATAAGAGATCAATCAAATGTCTGATTCTTAGATATTTAGTTTAgttggtgcttttattttacttGCAGCGATTGTGTTGTTtggatattttgtgtgtgtgtgtgggggggggagttaCCTCTGGGTTGTCAGTCAGGTAGATCTGTCTGGAGATGTTGTTGACAGTACAAATCCACTGAGGAAGAAACAGAAATCCACATTATGACTTCCTTTAGATCAGACACAAGCTGCTTAAAATGACACCCAAATCTAAACAACTATTCTGCACAAATAAGTCTCGGCACGACTATTAACATTTTCCATGATTGACACCATTTAGTAAATATCTTAGGAGTGAAGCTGCCAAGAAAATCATCAGTAGCTTTCACACTTACTTCTTCATATTCCCTTTTGCTCTCTGCTTGTAGAATCATGGACCTAGAATCAAAGGAGAGGATTAAATAGATATAATCATCTCAACATGTTTGAGCATAATTCTCCAAGTTGGACCTTCAGTGAAGTGTACATACGTTTTGCCTGAAGGGGAGGTTATCTGAAAACAGTAGCGTCTGTCCTCACAGTCCACCGCCATGACGGAGCTGTTGTCCAGGTCCAGCACCATGCCCCCCGCCACCGCCCCGCGGGGCTGGCACATGAGGTTGCCTCCCTGGGTGAAGAAGAACAGTCGGTCCCAAGCTGTGGTCACTAGGCCTGTTTTACTGGTGCGCAGAAAAGAAGGGAGAGAAATAGTACAGGAAGGTCATTATTAAAGGATGGAGTTATGTACAAGATAACAATAGCTTTGCTTATCTAATGGGGACAATGTGTCTGTGCCATATgccaaaaaaacagtttaagcccggtacatttaaaaaaaataaaaataaagaaagaaatggacTATTGAGACAGAAAACAAGGTTGTAGATAAAATGTATTCCTGCTCTAAAAATGGGCATTGTAATATGGGATCTGGTGGGGATTCCCTTGCTTTTATAGCCCGCCTCAAGAAGACATTGCAGGAACTGCATTTTTAAGAACTAACTGCTTGCTTTCAACACTAAATATgaggatttttgttttataactgaCTTGCCTTCAAAAACGAATATTACGTTTTTCTGTTTGCCCGCTTTTTTACTTATAACTGTACACAATAAAGAGTATGAAAGAAGCAGGCAAAGGGCTAAACCAAGAAGAAGAATTTCAATCTGGATGTGACTAGATGCCATTTCTTTCTCCAAATGTGTTACTTTAAGACTCATTGTTTTTGaaagatgttgtgttttaagttgttcTTAACACCTTTTTAAAGAATATGTCTTTGTATTGTCCCTGCTCTTCCGAGAGGATCGTGTGAGCCTGCCTTTTTCTGCCCTTACTGTCACAGCTGTTTTGTTTTCGCTCTCCTGGTTTCTGTCCATAAAATACAATGTAACTGAGCTCTGACTCACttattttcaaaaaacaaagcGACAGGTGGGTGATTCATTTGAATTGCTCATCTGTTATCCCTCCTTCAGAAAAACTTTCCTGGTAAATTTCCTTTAATCAATATGCAAGTGCTGCTCATGCTGCCATGGTTGACTCATGGATATTGAGAAGCACtttgaaatagaaaatgttctctGGACTCGGCTCTATTTGACAAGCGTTAGAGGGCTGCTGGCACTGTGTGTCATTAAACAGAAGGGCATTGTGCGGAAACCTTTTCGCCGGTGTCACAGACATTTGTCAAAGACTTTAGATGTATatgagggagagacagagtttGACAGCTCTGGCATTTCACTGAATCACATAGCGGCCTACGTTACAGTTCTACCCCCTGAAGCCATTAAGGAAGTTTCCCTTCTCATACATCCATTCTGCGACAGGCTGACAGCGCACGCTGTCAACATGGTACCTGACCCACCGACTGCTGTGACAGATTTATTGTTTACAGTCTTCCTGCTCCTAGTGTTCCTGCGTATATTCTGCTTTTGCCAGAGAAACAATATTTCCTGTGTTGGTAGTAATTTTTTATTTCCCCATCTATTGCACTAGCATTCATTCTCTTAACAAAACAATGTGATATAAAATGAGGAtggatgattttctttttcctcagctgtctttttttttctttttcttttgcagaaCAGACCTACAAATATTGACTAGCAATGAATGCTAAGTGAACAGGAGGTGTCCTTGTGTAGTGCCGTAATGAGTGTCATCAATCTTACTTCCTAATGTTGAGGTAGCCAGCTTTCTGGATAAGCGTACGATTGACAGGCTCAGTGTCCTTATCTGGCATGTAGACGGTGTCCTCAACAGACAGAAGCTCCTTCTGGGACACACGCATGGACTCCGCTTCTGTATCCAGCTGGTTCTGGATACTTGACCACAGAATTCAGACATTATGGACAAGTCCATTCAAACTGGATGTTCTGAGTGCATGATGAACACTTGAAATGGTCTTTACCTCTGAGTCATGTTGGAAACGGAGGAGAGAAAGTTGTCCACCTTCTTTGACACCATTTCAATGCCTTTTTTGAAGAAGATAACCTGAAAGGAAGAAGCGACAATGAGCCTcaattcttttctttttgattttcaCCGGAGCACACATTGAGAAAAAGACACATAGAAACGGTTAATAATCATTCAGCCAAATGGAGGACTGCAACTAAACTTTATGTTCATAGcttatcaaatgtatttattatcaGCATGACGCATTTTGTCAGTAAACATCACAAAATagtgaaaataaatgtgttaataagTATTCCAAAAATGTGTTATATTTTGCAAACGGTATAATACCAGATTTATATTTAGTTTGATATCAGCTGGGCAACATTTTTGGGGGGTATTTTGGACTAAAAGGgattcaaaaacacaacatataatttctttttttttttaaacaaaaactgatTCATTGATGACTTGTTCATGCTTTAAACAGGCTGAGGCTTTTCCACCGATCATTTTCCACTGCATGGAAACACTGCACGCCAACAGCTATCCTACGTGCTCCAAATCACCTCAAATGAGCTAGTTGCTTCTGGACTTTAAACAGAAATATCAACactgttttgaaaatgtagtCTTTCCTAGTTCGGGGGGCCATGTACCTGTGCCTGTGTGTAGCCTAGCATAGGTTCGAGCATGGCTACTCTCTTGCGGTACTGCAGGGCGTTGAGGGCGCAGTAATACTGCAGCGAGGCCTGGTGCTGCTTCCTTCTAGTGTAGGCCACCTCCTTCACCAGGTCTGACTTCATCTG includes:
- the appl2 gene encoding DCC-interacting protein 13-beta — translated: MPAVHHKLLLEDALQDSPQTRSLLSVFEEDAGNLTDYTNKLLQSMQRVYGAQSEMGLATEQLSQQLLEYEKKNFALGKGDEEVIITLQNFAKTVGELNALHSELANQMADSMVFPLIQFREKDLTEISTLKEIFSIATDEHEAAMVRYSRLPKKKENEKMKSDLVKEVAYTRRKQHQASLQYYCALNALQYRKRVAMLEPMLGYTQAQVIFFKKGIEMVSKKVDNFLSSVSNMTQSIQNQLDTEAESMRVSQKELLSVEDTVYMPDKDTEPVNRTLIQKAGYLNIRNKTGLVTTAWDRLFFFTQGGNLMCQPRGAVAGGMVLDLDNSSVMAVDCEDRRYCFQITSPSGKTSMILQAESKREYEEWICTVNNISRQIYLTDNPEAVAIRLNQTAIQAVTPITSFEKRPEGSPNPDRAKPGGVHTTGSSQNAGAAPEADDLIAPGTPIQFDIMLPASEFQDQNRAGGRRTNPFGETDDDCSTESDDSLLQQVFAVRFLGSMAVRCGNNQEVIYEAMRQVLAARAIHNIFRTTESHLMVTSSNLRLIDPQTQVTRISFQLGEVTQFAAHQENGRLMGFVVEGRDWGDGEEEGEPSFSAFVFESNTEGEKVCYTISLAKDITEAKKDPEALAQLMKNMPLTNDGKFLLLDAETGDTTNGDGQEDLESEA